CGAAAAATGCCACATCCTTAAATCCACTCCCTTTAAGGACCCTCATACTCCACTTGTCAGGACGCATATCCTTCCCCGATGCGGTCCTGTCTGCACTTTAATTTTTGGCACTTATTTTATTTAAATAACCCCATCTTTTATTTCTGTGGTGTTTTTAATTTAGCAATGGCATTTAATTTAATATCATGTTTGAATTTTAAAACACAAAACAATCACTTGATAATATATAATTCAATTAATTTATCCGTGAGAGTTTGCCGGAAACTTCAACCGAAAAAATGTCTTTTTTAACTAAAATCCGTAATGTTCAGGATCTGCTTTCTCTGTTCATGTTTTTCCGGCATATAGGGCCTTGAGAATTTCTCCTCAACGCTCTCACGATGCAGGGTATTGTAAGTACAGAAAGGTATGACCTTACCATCAGGTGTTGCATAGTGTATACCGCATTGCTGGATGCGTTCAATATCGAAGTTATACATGTCCTGAAAATGCATGGCACCAAGGAAAAGACTTTGCCGGTGGAACTGCTGTACGACATTTGATTCTCCTTCCTTCAGAACATTCAGTAACATTTTTGTGACGTTAACACATTTTGGCTCTCTTTCAGAATCTATAAAGCCCGGTACTTTACTCAGTACCTTACCTATTGTCAGAAGGTTCCTGCTATTATCATCAAGTTCCTCTGCTGCTTCATCAAGCATTTCCATAAAGCCCTCTACATCCACAAAATCCGTGATCGGAACGATCTTCCCGTTGTCTATGAAGAGATACGTGGCTGCTCCGCAATGCGGATGGACTGTCATCTCAGGCAGGTTCTTATGGCGTGCCTTTGAAAGGAACCTTGAGATAGGTACTACAAAAGGTACAGGATACCAGGCATCGGCGGGAATCTCTCCCTCGGTCTGCTCCTCCACAAGTTTTGCCAGGTCAGGTATGGTTATCCTCTTTCTTTCTCTCTCTTCCTGACAGATCCTTCCAGTAAATGAGACGGGCTGGAAATTCACACCCCTGACAACATCCCGATTCTCGGCTGCGAACCGGATTATATCTCCGACCTGATGGTCATTGACGTCCTTTGAAAGCGTGGGTACAAGGGTAATGCTACGCATTCCTGACTTTCGAGCATTCTCTATTGCCCGTAATTTAAGAGGATAGGCATTAAAGCCCCTCATCTTCATATAGGGCTCTGCGGAGGTCCCGTCAAATTGAAGATAAAGTGTCTGCATTCCGGCCTCCACGAGCTTTTTTCCGTAGGATACACTGTTGGCGAACTTGAGACCATTGGAAGCTACCTGTATCTGGACAAAACCAAGATTTCTGGCCATTTTCACAAGTTCCGGTAGATCCTCCCTGACCGTGGGTTCCCCTCCGGAGAACTGTACGGAACAGCATGGTACAGGCTTCTGGCTCCTGAGCATAGTCATCATATCATATATCTGCTTCTGATCTGGCTCGTATATTCTGCCGGATGATCTTGCATTTGCAAAACATACCGGACATGACATGTTACATCGGTTCGTAACATCTATGTTCGCAAGGATGGTCGTTGTCTGATGGGAGATGCACAGACCACACTGGAAAGGACAATCGGTATTGTAATTCACGTTCGGATTTAGAAGTCCTGAGCCCTTACGTGCGAATTTTTCGAACTTTTCATACATGTCCGCATCAGACCAGTAAATATCACGGAAACTACCATGGTCCGAACAATTCTTTTCAATTATTATTTTTCCATCTTCATTGATTAGATCAGCTTTGATCAACTGCCCGCACTTCGGGCATACCGAATAAGTATGCTTCAGATAAATACCCTCACAAATAAGTTATCCAACCTACAAATGAATACAGTAAACTGTTATAATTAATCTTATATATACTTTTTCAAAACAGGGTTTCAATGAAAAATGTCTTTTCAACTCTTTTTCGATATGTAGTTCCATATATGGAGATTACTTCCTCAACTTGATTTCATATGTATATATATATCAACACTCACACATTCTTAATAGCGGGAGAGGAGCAAGGAAAGAGTAACAAAGTGTGGCATCATTGGTATAAACATGTATTGTACCAGCAAATAGCTTATGCATGTGTATATCCTTCAATCCTAACTATAACTTTCTGCGGTTTACCAATAATGCTTGTTCTCTCTCGCTATACAAATGGTCCTAAGAAAATTGGTAATAAAAAAGAATTGAAAACCTGCTTTTAGATCACAGGATTCCTGTCTTCGTTTCAGAATCTTCTATATCGGTTCTTTACCTGCTGTTCCTCTCCACTGGCACCCATATAGATAAAGAACGCTATCAATATCAGCCAGAAGCTCATGAAAAGGCCTGCAAGGCCCATCAGGAATGCAAATATCTTACCGATGGTTGCAGCTTTTTCCGTCGCCTCCACAAAATCCATACGTTGTGCCAGAAATGCACGCAGTATACGGCCACCGTCCATGGGGAAGGCAGGGATGAGATTGAACAGTCCCAGTATTATATTTATGTAACCCAGTATAAAGATCATCAGGAACAGTCCCCCTCCATCCGAAAAGGATGCAGGCGGGTTGAAAAGGGAAGTAAAAGCTAACAGCACAATTCCGATGATAATGCTTGAAAGCGGTCCCACAAATGCCATCTTTGCCTCTTTTGAGGGCTCATGCAACTCTTCTTTCATTGATGAAACCCCGCCTATCAGGTAGAGAGTTATCTCGCTGATACTACCTCCATATCTCAGAGAGAAATAAGAGTGGGCTAGCTCATGTATCAATACTGAAACAAAGAGCAGGATTGCTGTTAAAAGTGACAGTGAATATTTCAGGATTGTTGACTCGACTCCCGCAAAACCAAAAGGTTCCGGCTGTATGGCAAAGATCCATGCAAAGAAGGGTAATACCAGTAAAAAAGAAATGTGTATCTTAATGGGTATACCAAGTATCCTTGCAATCTGAAGTGAATTATTCATTAGATCTCCCCTTTTGTTTTAAAATTGTTTTTCAGTTAAAATCTCTATTATTTTTTTGATTATTACTTATATTTACCGCAGATGCGGTAAGACATCTTTCCCATAGTTTTTGATGAACTCAAGTTCATCGGGACCTGCATAGTGGAAGTACAGATGAGTGTATCCTGCATCTATGAACTGCCGGGCATAGCTGATATGATCTTCCGGATCGGAGGATATACATGCATTCTGTCGGATAAAATCATCTCCTATAACCGCACCATTTTCGGCTGACATTACAGGAGTATATATCCTATTCAGGAAGAGGGCCGGTACCATCGAACCTGCCCAGTACTTATGCAGGTTTTCAACGGATTCTTCAAGCTTGTCCCCGTAAGCAACTGTCAGCTCCACTGCCTTTGGCATGCTTTCAATATCTTTACCGGCTCTTCGTGCTCCGTTTTCGAATTTCGAGAGTATTTGCTTGTATTTCTTCATTCCGGAACCACCGACAGTGATCAGGCCATCTCCATTGTATCCTGCGAACTGGGCGC
The window above is part of the Methanolobus zinderi genome. Proteins encoded here:
- the tes gene encoding tetraether lipid synthase Tes encodes the protein MCEGIYLKHTYSVCPKCGQLIKADLINEDGKIIIEKNCSDHGSFRDIYWSDADMYEKFEKFARKGSGLLNPNVNYNTDCPFQCGLCISHQTTTILANIDVTNRCNMSCPVCFANARSSGRIYEPDQKQIYDMMTMLRSQKPVPCCSVQFSGGEPTVREDLPELVKMARNLGFVQIQVASNGLKFANSVSYGKKLVEAGMQTLYLQFDGTSAEPYMKMRGFNAYPLKLRAIENARKSGMRSITLVPTLSKDVNDHQVGDIIRFAAENRDVVRGVNFQPVSFTGRICQEERERKRITIPDLAKLVEEQTEGEIPADAWYPVPFVVPISRFLSKARHKNLPEMTVHPHCGAATYLFIDNGKIVPITDFVDVEGFMEMLDEAAEELDDNSRNLLTIGKVLSKVPGFIDSEREPKCVNVTKMLLNVLKEGESNVVQQFHRQSLFLGAMHFQDMYNFDIERIQQCGIHYATPDGKVIPFCTYNTLHRESVEEKFSRPYMPEKHEQRKQILNITDFS
- a CDS encoding site-2 protease family protein — protein: MNNSLQIARILGIPIKIHISFLLVLPFFAWIFAIQPEPFGFAGVESTILKYSLSLLTAILLFVSVLIHELAHSYFSLRYGGSISEITLYLIGGVSSMKEELHEPSKEAKMAFVGPLSSIIIGIVLLAFTSLFNPPASFSDGGGLFLMIFILGYINIILGLFNLIPAFPMDGGRILRAFLAQRMDFVEATEKAATIGKIFAFLMGLAGLFMSFWLILIAFFIYMGASGEEQQVKNRYRRF